From the Candidatus Bathyarchaeota archaeon genome, one window contains:
- a CDS encoding winged helix-turn-helix domain-containing protein: protein MSGSEEEIYSTIFSSLKHPARRKILRMLSEKPMTFSQMLEELGISSSHLTYHLESLGELLSKLEDGKYKLSAFGEASVCTMERVEEAPALKSRSLFTLPLKWKTLFGALMVIVVLLAGFSAIQYNTLNQLTSEQEALKSDLERVTAQNQQLLSWGTGTDKAIAFIRDVIEIDMTHYQATLLSDTVEYREDLGGVIEEVLKYSLTSSNSKIDVVLRFRDNHFSRYQLYIAEGTPIYTQPQSTNAIATTKAILEKYQTYSGDAYLAQMQQLMEAINESSNNQTTNANMKFTIVTSGTTEEILLQYTEDGVDFSAKSLRVVFQDNTLVEVTDGWFLLNIGSTQVNIQREQAIELAKTYAETFTWTVNGTQIGNFTILETPAKVQFIPHPRDEYLSLVPYWYITLQLDKTYPGQINRIAVGIWADTGEMANIQALTG, encoded by the coding sequence ATGTCTGGTTCAGAGGAAGAGATTTACTCAACCATTTTTAGTTCTTTGAAGCATCCCGCGCGTCGCAAGATTTTGCGGATGCTTTCGGAAAAGCCGATGACGTTTTCTCAGATGCTTGAGGAGCTTGGGATTTCCAGTTCGCATTTGACGTATCATCTTGAAAGCTTGGGGGAACTGTTGTCGAAGTTGGAGGACGGCAAATACAAGCTTTCGGCTTTTGGAGAAGCCTCAGTGTGTACCATGGAACGAGTAGAAGAAGCCCCCGCCCTAAAATCAAGAAGCCTCTTCACGTTGCCCCTGAAATGGAAAACTCTTTTTGGGGCGCTCATGGTCATAGTTGTGCTTTTGGCGGGTTTCTCGGCTATCCAGTACAACACTTTAAACCAGCTAACAAGCGAGCAAGAAGCATTAAAGTCGGATTTGGAGAGGGTCACAGCCCAAAACCAGCAGCTGCTTTCATGGGGCACAGGAACGGATAAAGCCATAGCATTCATACGCGACGTCATAGAAATTGACATGACCCATTATCAGGCTACGTTGCTTAGTGACACGGTGGAGTACCGCGAAGATTTAGGCGGCGTTATAGAGGAAGTGCTCAAGTACTCCCTAACCAGCTCCAACAGCAAAATCGACGTAGTCCTCAGGTTCAGAGACAACCACTTCTCCAGATACCAACTATACATAGCAGAAGGCACCCCCATCTACACGCAGCCCCAATCAACAAACGCGATAGCCACCACAAAAGCCATCCTCGAGAAATACCAGACCTACTCAGGCGACGCCTACCTTGCGCAGATGCAGCAGCTTATGGAAGCCATAAACGAATCCAGCAACAACCAAACAACCAATGCAAACATGAAATTCACCATAGTAACATCGGGAACCACAGAGGAAATCTTGCTGCAGTATACAGAGGACGGCGTAGATTTTTCAGCTAAAAGCCTGCGCGTAGTCTTCCAAGACAACACTTTGGTCGAAGTTACCGACGGCTGGTTCCTGCTAAATATAGGCAGCACCCAAGTTAACATCCAACGCGAACAAGCCATAGAACTCGCCAAAACCTACGCAGAAACCTTCACATGGACAGTCAACGGCACCCAAATCGGCAACTTTACCATACTAGAAACCCCCGCCAAAGTACAGTTCATCCCACACCCCAGAGACGAATACCTCTCCTTGGTTCCTTACTGGTACATAACCCTGCAACTAGACAAAACCTATCCAGGGCAGATAAACCGCATAGCCGTGGGAATCTGGGCAGATACGGGAGAAATGGCAAACATT